The DNA segment atataacataaactaacaaatacaaaaaaaaaaaaaaaatacactaacaTATACAAGTAcactaaaaaatacaaataacaaaTACACTAACCTATACAAATTCACTAACAAATGCACTAACAAATACAttaacataatatataacatacacTAACCTATACAAATACACTAACAAATACATCTAGatacactaaaaaataaatcaaattttaatgTAGTAAGCGCTCAAACATATTATAATGTTGTTCAAATGGTTACCAACAATTCAATGTACCTTGTTTGAACGGTATTATGTCTATTCAAACAAGGAACATGTCTGTTCGAACAATGTTTCTAATATGTACAGATTAGCTAGCTTGTTTCTgatcaaaaatcatttttctatgATTTACCAGTTtatgataatataaaaaatgacactCAGTAAAAGGTAACGTTTTTTAAATTGCACTATACATAATAGAaggtaatgtaaaatataaatatatatttatatatataaacataaatatatatttatgtatatatatttatattttacaaattatgtatatataaatatatattataatttcttagACTTGTTAACAAATTATGcactataaaatttaaaaaccacataatttttaaattagagtcatatttataatatttaaatttacaattaacatttaaatattaatcacaaacgtttgaacgttagcACCAAAACATTTCACGTTCACATGTAAACAGCttcaatgttcgaacgtaaatttttctttgttcgAACATCAAAAAGTTCTCATCTATCTTTACTGAAatagcaatgctacatacagtcgtgaaattgtAAACGTTgcgcaatcattttgaaaaagagtgagatctacgattaaaaaattaattttttttatatagattttatattaatttattttttaaaaataattataaattatttgtataattataactgtaaatattatttactttACTGAAAAGCGtcgcaaaaaatatatttttcgtGATTTTCTATTACGGTTTGGGAGCtgtcataattttttaactgaAGCTCGacccaaattaatatatatatatatatatatataataaacaaaaaggAAGCGACTGAAAAGGGTTTCTTAGGTACGTACTTATTTGTCCCCATGCAGCGAGCCAGATCTGAAAAGGACTAAAACTACTACACAACAAACTTGTATTCGACGTAGACACCTTACTTTACGCGCGTATAGATAATCTCACACTGAAATCAAAAGAAATTGACAAACTAATTAAAGATGTTCTTATAGTTGCTTTTGTAAAGAttactcttttgttttttttttgatggattTTAAAGATTACTTTAAACAAATATTTCGGAATAGAAAAATGGGCTATTTTCATGAAGAATTGATCTCGACAATGTTATAAGCACGCAACTGCTAGATGTttaactcctatatatatatggtataaagatatatatatatatatatatatgatttttgctagatatatatatatatatatatatgatatacataGGGTTTTTGCTAGATGTttaactcctatatatatatatctttctctAATTGTTTATCGAATTGgattatttcatataaaaaaagacACTATTAAATATTCATGTAGAATCTATGCTACCATCTAAAAACTCTATACATGCATTAATATGAATTAATTAGCAAAAACCCTACATGCAGTCAGTTTtgtatattctattaatatgattgactgtattattttttaatataaaataattattttaatcaatcacatcaatagagtATGTAAtgaatacataaaaatgactgtatgtaacagaACTCTAAACCTTTGTTATATTGTCCATATGTTCATACACttatttctctctaaaactggactatttaattattctagataattaaagaatatatctAGCTAATAGCAactagattttgagaaattgagaTTAACTGTAACACGAAACTTTGaaactaataattattttttggagATAAATAATCCAGTTGATCTATAGATCAAAAGTGCTACAGTTATAAAGAAATCTTACAAACGTAAACTTATATATTTACATgtcttcatataatatattatatttttattttataataaaaataatttttataaatttacttttttatagaaTCTTTTGGCAAAGAGAATTTCTCAGTCCTTATATAGGGTATGAGAACTCATACCATTCGGCATTTTCATAAAGAGAAAGGGCCGTAGCTGCAGCCAACCATAAACAAAATCTAGAACGTGGTCCTACGAACAACCAAAAATTACAAAGTATTGCCATAATCATAAGCAAACCCAAGGcaatttattaataaagttgAATAAACTCAAACCccactaattaaattaataataaacaagccctctcttattattattattattttttacactaatatatatatatatatataactcctTCTAATAATAATCTTAATGCATCGATCTTTACAAAATTTAATCCTTCACGATCACGTACGTACACAATAAAGCATGCATGATTACGGCCGTCCGATCCTCATAAATACATCATGATCACATAAGTGAGCATAGAGATGGATATTCATAATCATCGACGTGGACCTCCCCGAAAGGGTGGTAAGTCTGATGGAATACTGGCGGTTGCGGCTGCCGGTAGATCCCAGGGAGAGGATGTGTATTAGCATGCATGGGATGAGAGGGATGATACGAAGGAGTAATGTCCCTAGGGTAAGTCGTGTTGTAACTTATGCCATAGACTGGAGGGCCGGGATGATTCATTACCGGTGGAAACGGATACATCTGCGGACGTGGAGGGCTGAGATTCATCGCAGCCATCGATGGGGCGGGCCGATGATCATCATGGGGATCTGCCGGAGTTACAGCACTGCCTGCCTGTGTATCGCCGGAATTCTGATCACCGCCTTCGTTGGCGCTGAAATTACCGCTtgcccctttcttcttcttcttctttttcttctttttccctcctCCTCCCTCGTTACCAACAGCCTCTTCATTTTCACCTTCGTCCTCGTCATCTATCTCTCCACCACCTTCAGTAGCACTCATGTCTTTAGTGTCATTGCTATTTTCTGCAATATTTGTCTGACCAATATCCTTGATCTGCTTCTcgttattcttttgttttccaGGCTTCTCTTTGATCTTCTCAGGCAATAGCTCAGCGTGTTTTCCTGATCTCAGGAGCTTCTTGATCAGAGTATCTGCGTCCACGTTGCCAGTTACTGTAACCTTATGCTGCTGAATATCCACAGTGATCGTGTACACACCtgaaaaaacatattatattcaACTATTCAAGGGTATACAAAAGTAGATCAGGAGAAAGTCACACCAAAAGTTGTGAGTAAACTTAATCATATAGCATAGATTCAAACGCACGCTTAGATGGACACAGAAACATCACACTTgtaactagctagctagtactaTCCAGATCAGTACTCAGGCAAACCTTCAATGCTTTGAAGAACTTTCTTGACTTTCTTCTTGCAGCCTTCGCAGTGGATTGAGACTTTCAAGACCCATGTCTGAAGAAATGGAAGATTTTAGAAATGAAGTACTACATGTATAGACAAAGAGCTAGAAACTTTGATTACCTTGTATTTCAAGGTTCCTGGGACTTCTTCAGGTGGTTTGGCTGCCATGAtcaccgagagagagagagagagagagagagagaagggtaaTTGAGAGCGTGTGAGCATAGTTTCAAGGGGAAGTAAATAGGACTAAAAtaggcagagaaaaagcaaggAGACGGATAGCACGCACTTGGGTGTGGACGCCACATCGAAACCAATATGTCTCAATGGACAATCATTGGATGCTTATCAAATCTATCCAgtaaatattagtataaatgaatatttttatttttttaaatattttaattattaagataaaataaaaatatatatatttataaataatcactttttaacaattaaaaaaataaaaatatataaataaacatatttaatgAGCATAAAAGTCATACTATCATTTCTGTTTCTCAATATGGACTTTGTTAAATACAGTCGGTGTGTAGTCgactgtacagaatgaataaaaaaattataaaaaattattttatattcaggggtaCCTAcacgaataaaaaaaattataaaaataattttttttttcatataagtttcgtattaatttacttttttctccacgactgcaCATTGACTACATTTTCTaactgtaaaaaatatttctcgaAAATATTTCTGTGACAGGTCATGTTCAGTAAAGGCACGCTACATGTCGAGCACGTGAAGTCCATTAAAACTTTCGCAAATTTGTTTTtctattagaaaataaataaaccatatttttaaaaaaataattattattttttaacaagaaTCACCGTTCagttttaaaacttttattcaaataacatgtaaaaccaaattttaacaaaaataacttAAACCTATCTTATATTTAacgtacatataaatatatgaatgcATGCTTATATATTGtagaaaaatttattcattacttatttttttattatcgtatttttattttatgatgtaatattaaataataagtttataaataaaatataataaataactttattaaatattatatcataaaataataagaaaatgatgaaaatttaaATGATCGATTATTGAGTTCTATTACTCTGTATACTCTGTATATAGCTTTCTTAGTGCGCAAGCGATAAGTAAATTGTGGGCTCcaattttcattcttttgggatgCATATTCCTTGTCTGACAAGATATATCAGAAAGTTTAATTGATCAAGGCCTCTATAAGTGTAGCACTATACTGTACTCAAGACAGGTATGGACCCATCCACCCTAATTTTCTATTAGAAAATGATAGTTTACCCATTAGATTTGACCcaaatgcattttatttttttaaattttttaaaaaaattactagtaaatttgtatattttgttgaatttaagattttaaattttgtgtaattatatatttacacataaattttgatgataacaaatgaattcaaagaataaagaagtctcaaactcaagttgtctatataatagagtcaagcacatcaaggaaataagtatgagcaagaagaaaacaagttcatattaaaattatagaataatgttgtaaatcacttaaaaattcgaaattaggattaaggttcaaaattaatattttatcataaaacattaaaatacattttccatatgtgtatgaatattttgaaaattaaatttgaaaattttgaaagataattgattgttatctttcacatgtgcatactttcattaaagggttgaactttgaaaatattaaagatgattgattgtcatctttcacatgtgcatgttttatttgaatattttcaaaagtgattgatactttttagacttatacaaaagttagatgattttgtttgaaaaatttgaaaatgaaagtgtgctccttttgtcatatacaaaaagtaaaagattaggtctgaattttttgaaaggaaagtgtgctccttttgtcatatgcaaaaagtaaaaaattaggtttgaatttgtttgaaaaggaaagtgtgcttcttttgtcatatgccaaaagtaaaagattaggtttgaattttttgaaaaagtgaatgatgttgtctttgacatgtgaatctttttaaatttgaatatgaaattcatatgtctataaatagatcatttgagagcttcacattcacaacaccaagagcatataacattcattcaaagttttcattctctcttatctaagcattgagccttaatccttgttcattttgagagatatagtttgcattgtattgttcttatttcactcattgaggagtgttttctgatagcctacccactatcagctcttgtatcagtaaaaaggtgtgtataacccttgtgtgtgtagaaagtgttctacacagggaaaagttaaatcaccacgtgtaaggtgattgcaagtgtagagggtgttctacacggatcctttgtagcggtgttgttcaaaggtgtaataggtttctatctccacctgaaggaggttgagtagtgaatttgagaattctcaaggggtagcttgaggcgaggacgtaggcagtggggccgaacctcgttaacatactgagtttgcttctctcttatccttactctttatatttattactgtttcgtattttatttatattttaaattgtatatttgatttataatttttatttttttaaatataactcaattcaccctccctcttgtgttagtcatctgggcaacaattggtatcagaactaagatctctattataagattaactatcttttgaattaagatcttatggctaacatttctgCTTCATTTGgtaaaggtcaatctagcagtcggcctccactcttttgtggagataattactcattctggaaagttagaatgagaatattccttcaggctcaaggtcgagaaatctgaaaatgtattgtaaatggaccttatattctaacaaaagtggttgatggagtaaaggtcaaaaaggaagaagaagagtttgatcgtgaagacgatagactttatactttgaatttaactgctatgaatttattatttaatgctctcaatggaaatgaatttaatagaataatgacttgtgctacggcaaaagaaacttgggataatttggaagttatttatgaaggaatttcgcaagtcaatgaatcaaaaatttatattcttactcatgaatatgaaatgtttaagatgaatgatgatgaatctatttctagtatacatactcgttttactaacatcataaacagcttgacagctcttggcaaaatttattccaaggtggagatagtaagaaaaattctcaactctctaccaaaacgctgggaatcaaaagtgacagcgattcttgaagctagagacctcaagaagctcgaagtgaatgaactcatcgggtcacttatcacccatgagtacacattgaaaagaggaaaagaagaaggaaagccaaagaagagcttggcacttaaagttgttcctcatgaaagtgaaagtgatgaagatgaggaaaatgaagacaaagatgaagaagttgcgatgataacaagaagaattcagaggttcttaaagaaaaataaaattcctccgaggaaatccttcaaaaagttttccaagaaagattcaggtaaaaatgacactttaatttgttataaatgtaataagcctggtcatatcaagccagattgtcctctgctaaagaaagatcgaaacaagggcaagaaagtaatgaaaggtacatgggatgatgattcaagtagctcagatagtgaagcaagcaatggagaatcaacaaatctttgtcttatggctaaagatgaca comes from the Carya illinoinensis cultivar Pawnee chromosome 8, C.illinoinensisPawnee_v1, whole genome shotgun sequence genome and includes:
- the LOC122317996 gene encoding heavy metal-associated isoprenylated plant protein 36-like, whose product is MLTRSQLPFSLSLSLSLSVIMAAKPPEEVPGTLKYKTWVLKVSIHCEGCKKKVKKVLQSIEGVYTITVDIQQHKVTVTGNVDADTLIKKLLRSGKHAELLPEKIKEKPGKQKNNEKQIKDIGQTNIAENSNDTKDMSATEGGGEIDDEDEGENEEAVGNEGGGGKKKKKKKKKKGASGNFSANEGGDQNSGDTQAGSAVTPADPHDDHRPAPSMAAMNLSPPRPQMYPFPPVMNHPGPPVYGISYNTTYPRDITPSYHPSHPMHANTHPLPGIYRQPQPPVFHQTYHPFGEVHVDDYEYPSLCSLM